The sequence below is a genomic window from Halolamina litorea.
GGCGACGAACACCGTCGCCACCTCGGCGATCGCACGGCGGTTCACGGCGAGGTCGGGCGCCACTCGAAGCTCCCGCTCGCGGAGCGCCTCCCTGTCGAGGCCGAGCGCGGCGGCGACGCCGACGAGGACGAGGACGCCCACGAACACCGTCGCCGGCCCGAACGAGAGTTTCCCCAGCCAGTACACCGGCAGCCAGACCGTCAGCAGCGCAAGCGGGAGGGCGAAGCCGACCCCCGCACTCCGGAACCGGCCGAACAGCCGGGCCGCGAGCGGGTAGCCAAGGACTCCCAGCCCCGCGAAGATGACGAGCCATACGAGCACGGCGAGATACTGCATCGGGAACATCAGCGGTCCGCGGCCGGAAACGCCTTTCGGGTGGCTCCAGCAGTCCCACCCTCGAAATCGCCCCCCACCGGCACGCCCGCCGACGGTTTTTGAAATGCGAAGAATTATTCACGAAGGAAAAACCCCACGGGGGGTGATGCGTAACGTTCATGGGTGTAACGAGCCCACCTACACGCACGAGGCTACGAATGGCAACACTCGAAATCAACAATCTGCACGCGCAAGTCGCCGAGAACGGGGAGCGCATCCTGCGTGGGGTCGACCTGGAGGTCAACTCCGGCGAGATTCACGCCCTGATGGGTCCGAACGGGTCGGGGAAGTCCACGACCGCGAAAGTCATCGCCGGCCATCCGGCCTACGAGGTCACCGATGGGGAGATCCACCTCCACCTCGAGGACGAGGACGTCGCCGACGTCGACGCCGACGAGGACGAACTCACGTGGGACCTGCTCGACCTCGAACCGAACGAGCGGGCCGCACTGGGTATCTTCCTCGCCTTCCAGTACCCTGCCGAGATCGAGGGCGTCACCATGACGAACTTCCTCCGTCAGGCGCTCAACGCCAAGCTCGAAGAGCGCGAGGAGCTGTTCGAGGACGACGACGAGGCCGAGGCAGAAGACGAGGACGAGGGCTACGATACCTCCCCGATGGAGGGCCCCGCCGACGAGGGCGAAGTCGGCGTCGCCGAGTTCCAGCAGATCCTGAGCGAGAAGATGGAGCTGCTCGACATGGACGAGAAGTTCGCCCAGCGATACCTCAACGCCGGCTTCTCCGGCGGCGAGAAGAAGCAGAACGAGGTCCTGCAGGCCGCGATCCTCGAACCCAGCATCGCGGTGCTCGACGAGATCGACTCCGGGCTGGACATCGACCGACTGCAGGACGTCGCACAGGGAATCAACCGACTGCGTGACGAGCAGGGCACCGGCGTCCTGCAGATCACCCACTACCAGCGGATCCTCGACTACGTCGAGCCCGACCGCGTCCACATCATGCTCGACGGCGAAGTCGTCATGGAGGGCGACGCCGAGCTCGCCGAGGAGCTCGAGGAGAAGGGGTACGACTGGGTGCGCGAGCAGGTCTACGAGACGGCATAACCCATGAGTTCAGACCAGGACCACCTCAAAACGACCGACACCGAGGAGCGCTTCGACTTCAAGAAGGACTCCGAGGCCGCCTACGCGGCGGAGAAAGGGCTGACCGAGGAGACGATCCACGCGATCTCCGACGACAAGGACGAGCCCGACTGGATGCGTGAGCGACGCCTCCGCGCGCTCAAGCAGTTCCAGGCGATGCCGATGCCGACCGACTGGCCGGGCCAGCCCGACCTGTCGGAGATGGACATCAACGAGATCGTCCCGTACATCCGCCCGGACATCGAGACCCGTGGCGGCGTCGACGACTGGAAGGACCTCCCCGACGAGATCAAGGACACCTTCGACAAGCTGGGTATCCCGGAAGCCGAGAAGAACGCCCTCTCGGGCGTCGGCGCCCAGTACGAGTCGGAAGTCGTCTACCAGAACATGCTGGAGCGGTGGGAGGAGAAGGGCGTCGTGTTCATGAACATGGACCAGGCGGTCCAGGAGCACGAAGAGCTCGTCAAGGAGCACTTCATGACCGACTGTGTCCCCCCCAGCGACAACAAGTTCGCGGCGCTCCACGGCGCCATCTGGTCGGGCGGCTCGTTCGTCTACGTCCCCGAGGACGTGACCGTCGACATGCCCGTGCAGGCCTACTTCCGGATGAACTCCGAGGGGATGGGCCAGTTCGAACACACCCTCATCATCGCCGAGGAGGGCTCGGAGGTCCACTACATCGAGGGCTGTTCGGCCCCGAAGTACTCCGCGTTCAACCTCCACTCCGGCGGCGTCGAGGTGTACGTCGGCGAGAACGCCCACGTCCAGTACTCGACCGTGCAGAACTGGTCGAAGAACACCTACAACCTCAACACGAAGCGCGCCCTCGTCGAGCAGGACGGGCGCATGGAGTGGATTTCGGGCTCGATGGGCTCGAAGGCGACGATGCTCTACCCCTCCTCGGTGCTGAAGGGTCGGGGCGCGTCGGACAACCACATCACCATCGCCTTCGCGGGCGAGGGACAGGACATCGACACCGGCGCGAAGGTCTACCACAACGCGCCGAACACGAAGTCCACCATCGAGTCGAAGTCCATCAGCAAGGACGGCGGCCGCACGAACTACCGCGGCCTCGTTCACATCGCCGACGGCGCCGAGAACTCCTCGACGGCCGTCGAGTGTGACGCGCTGATGTTCGACAACGAGTCGACCTCCGACACCATGCCGTACATGGAGATCAACGAGTCGAAGGTCGACGTGGCCCACGAGGCGACGGTGGGGAAGATCGGCGACGAGGACATCTTCTACCTCCAGACCCGCGGGCTCGACGACGACGACGCCAAGCAGATGATCGTCTCCGGCTTCATCGAGCCGATCACGGAGGAGCTCCCCATCGAGTACGCGGTGGAGCTCAACCGACTGGTCGAACTGGAGATGGAGGGGAGCCTCGGATAATGAGCGCCACGATCAAGCAGGGCCTCACGGCGGACACCGTCCGCGAACTCTCCGAGGCCCGCAACGAACCCGAGTGGCTGCTCGAACGCCGCCTCGACGCGCTCGACGCGCTCGAGGACGCACAGCTGCCGGACGTGATCCAGACGCCCGGGCGTCGGTGGAGCAACCTCACCGAGCTCCAGTTCGGCAAGCTGGTCGACCCGCTGAACCAGGTCGACGAGACCGAGCGCGTCACCGATGAGGGTATCGAGGTGCTCGACTTCGAGACCGCCCTCGACGAGCACGAGGACCTGCTCCGCGAGGAGTTCGGCGCCACGCTCGACCCGGAGACCAACTACCTCACCGCGCTGTCGGCGGCGCTGTTCACCACCGGCACGCTGATCTACGTCCCCGAGGGCGTCGACGCCGAGGACGTGAAGATCCGGACCGAGATGCGCTCGCGCTCGCTGTTCAGCCACACGCTCGTGGTGACCGAGGAGAGCGCCTCCGTCACCATCCTCGAAGCCATCGGCGACGAAGGTCCCACCGAGGACGACGAGGGCCGCTACTTCAGCAACCTCGTCGAGGTCGCTGCCGGCCCGAACTCGAACGTCCAGTTCGGCTCGCTGCAGGACCTCTCCTCGGACGCCTACTGCTACACGCTCAAGCGCGGCGACGCCGGCGACCACGC
It includes:
- a CDS encoding ABC transporter ATP-binding protein — protein: MATLEINNLHAQVAENGERILRGVDLEVNSGEIHALMGPNGSGKSTTAKVIAGHPAYEVTDGEIHLHLEDEDVADVDADEDELTWDLLDLEPNERAALGIFLAFQYPAEIEGVTMTNFLRQALNAKLEEREELFEDDDEAEAEDEDEGYDTSPMEGPADEGEVGVAEFQQILSEKMELLDMDEKFAQRYLNAGFSGGEKKQNEVLQAAILEPSIAVLDEIDSGLDIDRLQDVAQGINRLRDEQGTGVLQITHYQRILDYVEPDRVHIMLDGEVVMEGDAELAEELEEKGYDWVREQVYETA
- the sufB gene encoding Fe-S cluster assembly protein SufB yields the protein MSSDQDHLKTTDTEERFDFKKDSEAAYAAEKGLTEETIHAISDDKDEPDWMRERRLRALKQFQAMPMPTDWPGQPDLSEMDINEIVPYIRPDIETRGGVDDWKDLPDEIKDTFDKLGIPEAEKNALSGVGAQYESEVVYQNMLERWEEKGVVFMNMDQAVQEHEELVKEHFMTDCVPPSDNKFAALHGAIWSGGSFVYVPEDVTVDMPVQAYFRMNSEGMGQFEHTLIIAEEGSEVHYIEGCSAPKYSAFNLHSGGVEVYVGENAHVQYSTVQNWSKNTYNLNTKRALVEQDGRMEWISGSMGSKATMLYPSSVLKGRGASDNHITIAFAGEGQDIDTGAKVYHNAPNTKSTIESKSISKDGGRTNYRGLVHIADGAENSSTAVECDALMFDNESTSDTMPYMEINESKVDVAHEATVGKIGDEDIFYLQTRGLDDDDAKQMIVSGFIEPITEELPIEYAVELNRLVELEMEGSLG
- the sufD gene encoding Fe-S cluster assembly protein SufD; this translates as MSATIKQGLTADTVRELSEARNEPEWLLERRLDALDALEDAQLPDVIQTPGRRWSNLTELQFGKLVDPLNQVDETERVTDEGIEVLDFETALDEHEDLLREEFGATLDPETNYLTALSAALFTTGTLIYVPEGVDAEDVKIRTEMRSRSLFSHTLVVTEESASVTILEAIGDEGPTEDDEGRYFSNLVEVAAGPNSNVQFGSLQDLSSDAYCYTLKRGDAGDHATIDWIEGNYGTQMTRSDVETELNGEGSESQIVGSFFGHEDQHFDVNARVWHNAEHTTADLVTRGVLDDTARSVYEGVQDVGRDAWDTSSYQRENTLMLSDESEADASPKLIIKNHDTEASHSATVGQVDEQDLFYMTSRAISPEQARNMLVEGFFVPVLEEIAVEEFRDDVEELVQQRLD